TTCGGCTTCACTTTACCGCGCTTGATGCGGCCAATGCCGATAACGCCAACATAGCTGTTGTAATCGAGCTGAGAAATCTGCATCTGGAACGGACCGTCAAGGTCAACGTCCGGCGCAGGAACGTGGTCAACAATTGCCTGATACAGCGGGGTCATGTCTTCCGCCATATCTTCGTGGTCCAGACCCGCGATACCGTTCAGCGCAGAAGCGTAAACGATCGGGAAGTCCAGCTGCTCGTCAGTCGCGTCGAGGTTAACGAACAGGTCGAATACCTGATCCACAACCCAGTCAGGACGCGCGCCAGGGCGGTCAACTTTGTTGATAACAACAATTGGCTTCAGGCCGTAAGCAAACGCTTTTTTGGTTACGAAGCGCGTTTGCGGCATCGGGCCGTCAAATGCGTCAACCACCAGCAGCACTGAGTCTACCATGGACATTACACGTTCAACTTCACCACCGAAGTCGGCGTGCCCCGGGGTATCAACGATGTTGATACGGTAATCATTCCATTTGATAGCGGTGTTTTTCGCGAGGATGGTAATCCCACGCTCTTTCTCCAAATCGTTGGAGTCCATCACGCGCTCTTGGGTTTCGGCACGAGAGTCGAACGTACCGGATTGTTGGAGCAGCTTGTCTACCAGGGTGGTTTTACCATGGTCTACGTGCGCGATGATGGCGATATTACGCAATTTTTCGATCACAACTTTGCCTCAGGCATTAGAAATAGCGCGTTATTGTACACGGATTAATCGCACTACAAAACAGGATCACAAACATCCTCCGCAAACAAGTATTGCAGAGTCCCTTTGTGATCGCTTTCACGGAGCATAAAAAGGGTTATCCAAAGGTCATTGCACCAATATGGTGCTTAATGTTTCCATTGAAGCACTATATTGGTGCAACATTAACATCGTGGTGCAGCCCTTTTGCACGATGGTGCGCATGATAACGCCTTTTAGGGGCAATTTAAAAGTTGGCACAGATTTCGCTTTATCTTTTTTACGGCGACACGGCCAAAATAATTGCAGATTTCGTTACCACGACGACCATGACCAATCCAGGAGAGTTAAAGTATGTCCGCTGAACACGTACTGACGATGCTGAACGAGCACGAAGTGAAGTTTGTTGATTTGCGCTTCACCGATACTAAAGGTAAAGAACAGCACGTCACTATCCCTGCTCATCAGGTGAATGCTGAATTCTTCGAAGAAGGCAAAATGTTTGACGGCTCCTCGATTGGCGGCTGGAAAGGCATTAACGAATCCGACATGGTGCTGATGCCAGACGCATCCACAGCAGTGATTGACCCGTTCTTCGCGGACTCTACCCTGATTATCCGTTGCGATATCCTTGAACCAGGCACCCTGCAAGGCTATGACCGTGACCCGCGTTCCATCGCGAAGCGCGCTGAAGATTACCTGCGTTCTACTGGCATTGCCGACACCGTACTGTTCGGGCCAGAACCTGAATTCTTCCTGTTCGATGACATCCGTTTCGGCGCGTCTATCTCCGGTTCTCATGTTGCCATCGACGATATCGAAGGTGCATGGAACTCCTCCACCAAATATGAAGGTGGTAACAAAGGTCACCGTCCGGCAGTGAAAGGCGGTTACTTCCCGGTTCCGCCGGTAGACTCTGCGCAGGATATCCGTTCTGAAATGTGTCTGGTGATGGAACAGATGGGTCTGGTGGTTGAAGCCCATCACCACGAAGTAGCGACTGCTGGTCAGAACGAAGTGGCTACCCGCTTCAATACCATGACCAAAAAAGCTGACGAAATTCAGATCTACAAATATGTTGTGCACAACGTAGCGCACCGCTTCGGTAAAACCGCGACCTTTATGCCAAAACCGATGTTCGGTGATAACGGCTCCGGTATGCACTGCCACATGTCGCTGTCTAAAAACGGCGTTAACCTGTTCGCAGGCGACAAATACGCAGGTCTGTCTGAGCAGGCGCTGTACTACATTGGCGGTGTAATCAAACACGCTAAAGCGATTAACGCCCTGGCAAACCCGACCACCAACTCTTACAAGCGTCTGGTCCCGGGCTACGAAGCACCAGTAATGCTGGCTTACTCTGCGCGTAACCGTTCTGCGTCTATCCGTATTCCAGTGGTTTCTTCTCCGAAAGCACGTCGTATCGAAGTCCGTTTCCCGGACCCAGCGGCTAACCCGTACCTGTGCTTTGCTGCCCTGCTGATGGCCGGTCTTGATGGCATCAAGAACAAGATCCACCCAGGCGAAGCCATGGACAAAAACCTGTATGACCTGCCGCCAGAAGAAGCGAAAGAGATCCCACAGGTTGCAGGCTCTCTGGAAGAAGCACTGAACGAACTGGATCTGGACCGCGAGTTCCTGAAAGCCGGTGGCGTGTTCACTGACGAAGCCATTGATGCGTACATCGCTCTGCGTCGCGAAGAAAATGACCGCGTGCGTATGACTCCGCATCCGGTAGAGTTTGAGCTGTACTACAGCGTCTAATAGTTGAAGTTGTACTACCCGGTGCTAAGAAGGCCGGGATTTAGTTGCCGTGGAAACTTTCAGCCCATCTCTGCATGGGCTTTTTTCTCCGTAACTTCTTTGATGCTTCGCGCTTTTTATCCGTAAAAAGCTATAATGCACTAAAATGGTGCAACCTGTTCAGGAGACTGCTTTATGGCAACAGGCACGCAGCCCGATGCTGGGCAGATCCTCAACTCGCTGATTAACAGTATTTTGTTAATTGATGACAACCTGGCGATCCATTACGCCAACCCCGCCGCGCAACAACTACTCGCCCAAAGCTCCCGCAAATTGTTTGGTACGCCGTTACCGGAACTGTTGAGCTACTTCTCATTAAATATCGAGCTGATGCAAGAAAGTCTGGAGGCGGGGCAAGGTTTTACCGATAACGAAGTGACGCTGGTGATCGACGGGCGCTCGCATATCCTTTCTGTGACGGCCCAGCGTATGCCGGACGGCATGATCCTGCTGGAGATGGCACCGATGGATAACCAGCGCCGATTAAGTCAGGAACAGCTACAGCACGCCCAGCAGGTTGCTGCCCGTGATTTAGTGCGCGGCCTGGCACATGAGATTAAAAATCCGCTTGGCGGTTTACGTGGCGCGGCCCAGTTGCTCAGCAAAGCATTACCTGACCCGTCACTGCTGGAATATACCAAAGTGATTATTGAACAGGCGGATCGGTTGCGAAATCTGGTCGACCGTCTGTTGGGGCCGCAACTGCCCGGTACGCGCGTTACCGAAAGTATTCACAAAGTGGCTGAACGCGTGGTGACGCTGGTGTCGATGGAACTGCCGGACAACGTGCGGTTGATTCGTGATTACGACCCCAGCCTGCCGGAACTGGCGCACGACCCGGATCAAATTGAACAGGTATTGCTGAATATTGTGCGCAATGCGCTACAGGCGCTGGGGCCGGAAGGTGGTGAAATCATTCTGCGTACCCGCACCGCGTTTCAACTGACCTTACACGGCGAGCGCTATCGGCTGGCAGCGCGGATTGATGTGGAAGATAACGGGCCAGGCATTCCGCCTCATTTGCAGGATACGCTGTTTTACCCGATGGTCAGCGGCCGCGAAGGTGGCACCGGGCTTGGCTTATCCATCGCCCGTAATTTGATTGATCAGCATTCAGGCAAAATTGAATTTACCAGTTGGCCAGGTCATACCGAGTTCTCGGTTTACCTGCCTATCAGGAAATAAAGGTGACGTTTATGCAACGAGGGATAGTCTGGGTAGTCGATGACGATAGTTCCATCCGTTGGGTGCTTGAACGTGCGCTCGCTGGAGCGGGTTTAACCTGTACGACATTTGAGAACGGCGCGGAAGTACTGGAGGCGCTGGCGAGCAAAACGCCGGATGTGCTGCTTTCAGATATCCGTATGCCGGGAATGGACGGGCTTGCGCTGCTCAAGCAGATTAAACAGCGCCATCCGATGCTTCCGGTCATCATTATGACCGCACATTCCGATCTGGATGCTGCCGTCAGCGCCTATCAACAAGGGGCGTTTGATTATCTGCCCAAACCGTTTGATATCGACGAAGCCGTGGCGCTGGTTGAGCGCGCCATCAGCCATTATCAGGAACAGCAGCAACCGCGTAATGTTCAGCTTAACGGCCCGACGACCGATATCATCGGCGAAGCGCCAGCCATGCAGGACGTGTTCCGGATTATCGGTCGGCTTTCACGTTCTTCTATTAGCGTGCTGATTAACGGCGAATCCGGCACCGGTAAAGAACTGGTCGCTCATGCCCTGCATCGCCACAGTCCTCGAGCCAAAGCGCCGTTTATCGCGCTGAATATGGCGGCTATCCCGAAGGATTTGATCGAATCAGAACTGTTCGGTCACGAGAAAGGCGCGTTTACCGGCGCGAATACTATTCGTCAGGGGCGTTTTGAACAGGCCGATGGCGGCACTTTATTCCTCGATGAAATTGGCGATATGCCGCTCGATGTGCAGACGCGTTTGCTGCGCGTGCTGGCAGACGGTCAGTTTTATCGCGTTGGCGGCTATGCGCCGGTGAAAGTGGATGTGCGGATTATCGCTGCAACCCACCAGAATCTCGAACAGCGGGTACAGGAAGGCAAGTTCCGTGAGGATTTGTTCCACCGCCTGAACGTTATCCGCGTTCATCTGCCGCCGCTGCGCGAGCGTCGGGAAGATATTCCCCGTCTGGCGCGCCATTTCCTGCAGGTTGCCGCGCGCGAACTGGGCGTAGAAGCGAAGTTGCTGCATCCGGAAACCGAAGCCGCGCTGACGCGTCTGGCGTGGCCGGGTAACGTACGCCAGCTGGAAAACACCTGTCGCTGGCTAACGGTGATGGCCGCCGGGCAGGAAGTGTTGATTCAGGATTTGCCTGGCGAACTGTTTGAATCAACCGTAGCGGAAAGCCCTTCGCAATTACAGCCGGACAGTTGGGCAACGCTGTTAGCGCAGTGGGCAGACAGAGCGCTGCGTTCCGGTCATCAAAATCTGCTTTCCGAAGCGCAGCCTGAGCTGGAGCGGACGTTACTGACGACCGCGTTGCGACATACGCAAGGGCATAAACAGGAAGCGGCGCGGCTACTCGGCTGGGGGCGTAACACTCTGACGCGGAAGTTAAAAGAGCTGGGGATGGAGTGATTCACGGCTTGTGTGTAAAGATTGATTATTGAGCGCAAATTGCTGGTATTTTGCGCTTTACTGTTCCGATAAGTTCAGTATGATCTTGCCCGGAAAACGGGGAGAGTCATTATGCTGGAATCAATAATTAATCTGGTATCGAGTGGCGCAGTTGACAGCCACACACCACAAACTGCTGTTGCTGCCGTGCTGTGTGCCGCGATGATTGGGCTGTTTAGCTGAAGCTCGTTGTTTATGCCGGATGCGGAGAAAGTCGTAGGCCTGATAAGACGCGACCAGCGTCGCATCAGGCATCATGCTCAGATGCCGGATGCAGCGTAAACGCCTTATCCGGCCTACAAAAGCAATAATTTCAACAGGTTTTCTTAACCAGCGCATCAAGCAATCTTGTTCTCAGCACATTGATGGCGCTTTCGTTTTCTACTTTGTAAACGAAGCGCCATTCACCATTTAAATCACCCGTGAGAACTGCTGCATCCGCGCTTTCTGGCGCAGATAGGTATCAAAGCACATGCAAATGTTGCGGATCAGCAGGCGACCTTTCGCCGTTACCTGAATCCCCTTCTCATCCACATCCACCAGCCCATCTTTTGCTAACGGGGCAAGCAGCTTGAGATCTTCTGCAAAGTAATCAGCGAAGTGCAAATCCCACTGTTGCTCAATGGGGGCGTAATCCAGACGGAAGTTGCAGATGAGCGACTTAATCACATCGCGGCGAATACAGTCATCACGCGTTAGCGCAATACCACGCCACAGCGCATTGCCTTGTTCATCCACTTGCTGATAGTACTGCTTCAACTCTTTCTGGTTCTGCGCGTAGCAGTCGCCAATCATGCTGATGGCGGAAACGCCCATCCCCAGCAGATCGGTATCGCCCTGAGTGGTGTAGCCCTGGAAGTTACGATGCAGCACGCCTTCACGCTGGGCCACCGCCAGCTCGTCATCCGGGCGAGCAAAGTGATCCATACCGATAAACTGATAGCCCGATTGTGTCAGGAAGGCGATGGTTTCCTGCAGGATATCGAGTTTTTGCTGTGGACTCGGCAGGTCAGCATCTTTGATTTTTCGCTGAGCAGCAAAAATGGTCGGCAGATGCGCATAGTTAAAGACGCTCAGACGATCGGGGTTCAGCTCCGCCACGCGTTTCAGGGTAAAGGCGAAACTCTCCGGCGTCTGTTTCGGCAGGCCGTAAATCAGGTCGATGTTGGTGGAGGTAAAGCCAATCTCACGCGCATGGTTAAGCAGTGCAAAGATGAACTCTTCATCCTGCTCGCGGTTAACCAGACGTTGCACTTCTTTGTTGAAGTCCTGCACGCCCATGCTCAGGCGATTAAAGCCTTCGGCGCGTAAATGATCGAGTACATCCAGTTCGATTTCCCGCGGATCGACTTCGATCGAAATCTCCGCATCGGCATTGAACTGGAAGTTTTCGCGCAGCAACTTCATCAGTCGGCTGATTTGCGCTTTGTTCAGATACGTCGGCGTACCACCGCCCCAGTGCAATTGGCTGACGTGACGCCCGGCGAACAGCGGTGCACGATGGACGATTTCTTGCTCCAGCGCGTCCAGATACTGATCGGCCTTGTGCTGCTGGCGAGTAACAATCTTATTGCAACCGCAGAAGTAACAAAGCTTATGGCAGAACGGGATATGTACGTAGAGAGATAATGGACGCTCAGGATAGCGCGCCACGGCTTGTAAAAACGCCTGTTCGCCGAAGTCTTCTGAAAACTCCAGCGCGGTCGGGTACGAGGTGTATCGTGGCCCGGAATAGTTATATTTCTGGATCAGGGCCAGATCCCAGTCGATTTGCTGTACAGACATGCTCACTCCTTCCGATGGCGTCTCTGGCGGCTACGGCGTACCGGCGGATGCCCGTTTCGAGTCATCAGCCGGTTGCGCAGCCACTTTTGTCGCCGCGACAACCGCTGTAGTTTAACGAATAACCACACCAGATAACATATAACCGGAAGGGTTATCAGCAGAACGGGAAGGCCCACGGCGGCAATCCGTTAGTTGCCCCGCAGCAGACGCATCATGTCTTCTTGCTTCTCGTCTTCTTCCTCTTCTTCGTCATCGTCATAAGAGAGGCCGAGTTTCTGCATCAACTCATCAATACGATCCAGTTTGGCATCCACCCAGGATTGCTCTTCGGCGCTCAGGGTTTCGCCTGCCTCCAGACGTTCCAGCAGCGCATCCAGACGCTCATCCGTTTCCAGTAACTCCAACTCCGCCTGCGGTGAAAGCATAGGTTTCTCACTCTTCGGTTTGTGCTGTTTGGTGACTTTTTCAGTCACGCCCAATGGAATAGGGGTTTTACTGCCAATACGTGGATCTTTCGGTGCGTTCTGGCCTTTGCTGCCTGACGTGGTGTTACCGCCCGCTGCGCGGCTGCCCGGCGCATGA
The nucleotide sequence above comes from Escherichia coli. Encoded proteins:
- the glnA gene encoding glutamate--ammonia ligase, with the protein product MSAEHVLTMLNEHEVKFVDLRFTDTKGKEQHVTIPAHQVNAEFFEEGKMFDGSSIGGWKGINESDMVLMPDASTAVIDPFFADSTLIIRCDILEPGTLQGYDRDPRSIAKRAEDYLRSTGIADTVLFGPEPEFFLFDDIRFGASISGSHVAIDDIEGAWNSSTKYEGGNKGHRPAVKGGYFPVPPVDSAQDIRSEMCLVMEQMGLVVEAHHHEVATAGQNEVATRFNTMTKKADEIQIYKYVVHNVAHRFGKTATFMPKPMFGDNGSGMHCHMSLSKNGVNLFAGDKYAGLSEQALYYIGGVIKHAKAINALANPTTNSYKRLVPGYEAPVMLAYSARNRSASIRIPVVSSPKARRIEVRFPDPAANPYLCFAALLMAGLDGIKNKIHPGEAMDKNLYDLPPEEAKEIPQVAGSLEEALNELDLDREFLKAGGVFTDEAIDAYIALRREENDRVRMTPHPVEFELYYSV
- the glnL gene encoding nitrogen regulation protein NR(II), coding for MATGTQPDAGQILNSLINSILLIDDNLAIHYANPAAQQLLAQSSRKLFGTPLPELLSYFSLNIELMQESLEAGQGFTDNEVTLVIDGRSHILSVTAQRMPDGMILLEMAPMDNQRRLSQEQLQHAQQVAARDLVRGLAHEIKNPLGGLRGAAQLLSKALPDPSLLEYTKVIIEQADRLRNLVDRLLGPQLPGTRVTESIHKVAERVVTLVSMELPDNVRLIRDYDPSLPELAHDPDQIEQVLLNIVRNALQALGPEGGEIILRTRTAFQLTLHGERYRLAARIDVEDNGPGIPPHLQDTLFYPMVSGREGGTGLGLSIARNLIDQHSGKIEFTSWPGHTEFSVYLPIRK
- the glnG gene encoding nitrogen regulation protein NR(I), coding for MQRGIVWVVDDDSSIRWVLERALAGAGLTCTTFENGAEVLEALASKTPDVLLSDIRMPGMDGLALLKQIKQRHPMLPVIIMTAHSDLDAAVSAYQQGAFDYLPKPFDIDEAVALVERAISHYQEQQQPRNVQLNGPTTDIIGEAPAMQDVFRIIGRLSRSSISVLINGESGTGKELVAHALHRHSPRAKAPFIALNMAAIPKDLIESELFGHEKGAFTGANTIRQGRFEQADGGTLFLDEIGDMPLDVQTRLLRVLADGQFYRVGGYAPVKVDVRIIAATHQNLEQRVQEGKFREDLFHRLNVIRVHLPPLRERREDIPRLARHFLQVAARELGVEAKLLHPETEAALTRLAWPGNVRQLENTCRWLTVMAAGQEVLIQDLPGELFESTVAESPSQLQPDSWATLLAQWADRALRSGHQNLLSEAQPELERTLLTTALRHTQGHKQEAARLLGWGRNTLTRKLKELGME
- the yshB gene encoding YshB family small membrane protein, with translation MLESIINLVSSGAVDSHTPQTAVAAVLCAAMIGLFS
- the hemN gene encoding oxygen-independent coproporphyrinogen III oxidase translates to MSVQQIDWDLALIQKYNYSGPRYTSYPTALEFSEDFGEQAFLQAVARYPERPLSLYVHIPFCHKLCYFCGCNKIVTRQQHKADQYLDALEQEIVHRAPLFAGRHVSQLHWGGGTPTYLNKAQISRLMKLLRENFQFNADAEISIEVDPREIELDVLDHLRAEGFNRLSMGVQDFNKEVQRLVNREQDEEFIFALLNHAREIGFTSTNIDLIYGLPKQTPESFAFTLKRVAELNPDRLSVFNYAHLPTIFAAQRKIKDADLPSPQQKLDILQETIAFLTQSGYQFIGMDHFARPDDELAVAQREGVLHRNFQGYTTQGDTDLLGMGVSAISMIGDCYAQNQKELKQYYQQVDEQGNALWRGIALTRDDCIRRDVIKSLICNFRLDYAPIEQQWDLHFADYFAEDLKLLAPLAKDGLVDVDEKGIQVTAKGRLLIRNICMCFDTYLRQKARMQQFSRVI
- the yihI gene encoding Der GTPase-activating protein YihI — translated: MKPSSSNSRSKGHAKARRKTREELDQEARDRKRQKKRRGHAPGSRAAGGNTTSGSKGQNAPKDPRIGSKTPIPLGVTEKVTKQHKPKSEKPMLSPQAELELLETDERLDALLERLEAGETLSAEEQSWVDAKLDRIDELMQKLGLSYDDDEEEEEDEKQEDMMRLLRGN